A portion of the Luxibacter massiliensis genome contains these proteins:
- a CDS encoding response regulator transcription factor, with amino-acid sequence MKKKIRIIIAEDEPVILRGIVLTVTQLSSDYEIAALSQNGADALDKIQDLKPDIVITDIKMPVMDGLELIESASKASPHTVFVILTGYAEFEYAKRAMQLQVADYLLKPVDPDALENLLEKLTEQILSNSKKDIHDYLCQNIYRDSPQTVSYNPLTGQSLYLLFIFYGSITSSMYNELTTGSLIAGDRHLNSCDGLDVGPEIQIINFKGNYRNEAVYAIISSPEHNLAARSAAQKIYRSILCEDIFINSILSHEIRDGLDIPSHIRSCYLFAISHIQFGESQFFQNPADGPEETLSVSPNVKELSKLLKPVMHLSDISQFCRDLTALWENSHATLLRIQTELLFVLNKAMLKISAPLDIYPVPAELLASSASYEELYQNLYLELGRLFAQQDDGAPLPGIPHARILAQKVRDYLEQNYTRQISYKDFTDIFGYNEKYLSLIFKEEFGISPSKYILELRLTSAKELMRQNPDMLLKDIARAVGYDDQLYFSRVFKNSEGVSPKSYQKSLSASPKVLEQV; translated from the coding sequence ATGAAAAAGAAAATACGGATCATAATAGCAGAAGATGAACCCGTTATTTTAAGAGGAATTGTTTTAACTGTAACTCAGCTTTCCAGTGACTACGAAATTGCTGCTCTTTCCCAGAATGGTGCAGATGCCCTGGATAAAATACAAGACCTAAAACCCGATATTGTAATTACAGACATTAAAATGCCCGTCATGGATGGACTAGAGCTTATAGAATCCGCGTCAAAAGCCAGTCCTCATACTGTCTTTGTGATTCTGACAGGCTACGCTGAGTTTGAATATGCCAAACGGGCCATGCAGCTTCAGGTGGCTGATTATCTGTTAAAACCTGTAGATCCGGATGCCCTGGAAAACTTGTTGGAAAAATTGACGGAACAAATATTATCCAACTCAAAAAAGGATATACATGATTACCTCTGCCAGAATATTTACAGGGATTCCCCCCAGACTGTCAGCTATAATCCTTTAACAGGACAGTCACTCTACTTACTCTTTATTTTTTACGGCTCCATTACATCCAGTATGTACAACGAGCTGACCACCGGCAGCTTAATTGCCGGGGACAGACATTTAAATTCCTGTGATGGCTTAGATGTTGGCCCAGAAATACAAATAATCAATTTTAAAGGAAATTACCGGAATGAAGCTGTTTACGCAATCATATCCTCCCCTGAACATAATTTGGCAGCCAGGTCCGCGGCACAAAAAATCTACCGCAGCATCCTATGTGAAGATATCTTTATTAACAGTATCCTTTCACATGAAATCCGGGACGGACTTGATATCCCCTCCCATATCCGCAGCTGCTATCTGTTTGCCATCTCCCATATTCAGTTTGGAGAAAGCCAATTCTTCCAAAACCCTGCTGATGGCCCAGAGGAAACACTGTCAGTTTCTCCCAATGTGAAAGAACTGTCCAAGCTTCTAAAACCCGTCATGCACCTTTCGGATATCAGCCAGTTTTGCAGGGACCTGACAGCATTATGGGAAAACTCCCATGCCACACTGCTGCGCATTCAGACAGAGTTGCTGTTCGTCTTAAATAAAGCCATGTTAAAAATATCGGCACCCTTGGATATATATCCAGTGCCGGCTGAATTACTTGCTTCTTCTGCTTCTTACGAAGAACTGTACCAAAATTTATATTTGGAACTTGGAAGGCTATTTGCCCAGCAGGATGACGGGGCTCCCCTTCCCGGCATCCCCCATGCAAGGATCCTGGCGCAAAAAGTAAGAGATTATCTGGAACAGAATTACACCCGCCAGATTTCTTATAAAGATTTTACAGACATATTTGGATATAATGAAAAATATTTAAGTCTTATCTTTAAAGAAGAATTTGGAATATCCCCCAGTAAGTATATACTGGAACTGCGCCTGACATCCGCCAAAGAGCTCATGCGGCAAAACCCTGATATGCTCCTCAAGGATATTGCCAGGGCAGTAGGTTATGATGACCAGTTATATTTCAGCAGGGTTTTCAAAAATAGCGAAGGGGTTTCTCCTAAAAGCTACCAAAAATCTCTTTCCGCCAGCCCAAAAGTACTAGAGCAGGTCTGA
- the yabP gene encoding sporulation protein YabP, whose protein sequence is MEERQIAKAHKLVVNNRKTSMVTGVLDVLSFDLNEILLETEQGMLMVKGTDLHVNRLSVEKGEVDLSGNIDSIAYSSVSQSGKQNENFFGKLFK, encoded by the coding sequence ATGGAAGAACGGCAAATAGCCAAGGCGCATAAGTTGGTTGTGAATAATAGAAAGACAAGTATGGTTACGGGGGTACTGGATGTTCTTTCTTTCGACTTAAATGAAATACTTCTGGAGACGGAGCAGGGCATGCTTATGGTAAAGGGTACGGATCTGCATGTAAACCGCCTTAGTGTGGAGAAGGGTGAGGTGGATCTTTCTGGTAATATCGACAGCATCGCTTATTCTAGTGTGAGCCAGTCAGGAAAGCAGAATGAAAATTTCTTTGGAAAGCTGTTTAAGTAG
- a CDS encoding alpha-L-fucosidase, with the protein MDKIYSGTWESVKGHQIPQWYEDYKFGIFIHWGLYSVPAYAPRTWELGEVPGDENWFCNNPYAEWYYNSVHVGKGPTYEYHKKKYGLDFSYENFADMWRAEKWDPNEWAEVFEQAGAKYVVLVTKHHDGFCLFPSKYTHYNSVERGPKRDITGELARAVREHGLKMGTYYSGIIDWRFSDQAIYCDEDNFNNACPSFEYADYAYRQSLELIERYEPSIFWNDIGWPRQGAHMLPSLLARYYNRVKDGVVNDRFNGLYHDYVTKEYKLGNPGRGEKWEMCRGMGLSFGYNAQEGDEEIISVDGLIHLLVETVSNNGNLLINIGPKADGTIPQEQVKRLKEAGKWLQVNGEGIYGTRCSRENEEINGIPIFFTRKGTDMFLFMESREPGREVFVDGLTADGVTALDGRVQFECTEKKNGMLLRVTENPTGYQMLGFRLSLAAQ; encoded by the coding sequence ATGGATAAAATATATTCAGGGACATGGGAATCAGTAAAGGGGCATCAGATACCCCAGTGGTATGAGGATTATAAATTTGGTATATTTATTCACTGGGGGTTGTATTCAGTGCCTGCATATGCCCCGAGAACCTGGGAGCTGGGGGAGGTTCCAGGGGATGAAAACTGGTTCTGCAATAATCCATATGCAGAATGGTACTATAATTCTGTTCATGTGGGGAAAGGGCCTACTTATGAGTATCATAAGAAAAAATATGGACTGGATTTTTCTTATGAAAACTTTGCAGATATGTGGAGAGCCGAGAAATGGGACCCTAATGAATGGGCGGAGGTTTTTGAACAGGCAGGGGCAAAGTATGTGGTGCTGGTGACAAAACATCATGACGGTTTCTGTCTTTTTCCCAGCAAATATACACATTATAATTCTGTGGAGAGAGGCCCGAAGCGGGATATTACAGGTGAGCTGGCCAGGGCGGTCAGGGAGCATGGCCTGAAAATGGGGACCTATTATTCAGGAATCATTGACTGGAGGTTTTCAGACCAGGCTATATATTGTGATGAGGACAATTTTAATAACGCATGCCCTAGTTTTGAGTATGCGGACTATGCTTACAGGCAGAGCCTGGAGCTGATAGAGAGGTATGAACCGTCAATTTTCTGGAATGATATAGGATGGCCCAGGCAGGGCGCGCATATGCTCCCCTCTCTTCTGGCGCGCTATTATAACCGGGTTAAAGACGGGGTGGTCAATGACAGGTTTAATGGATTATACCATGATTATGTAACGAAAGAGTATAAGCTGGGGAATCCAGGCAGGGGAGAAAAGTGGGAGATGTGCCGGGGGATGGGCCTTTCCTTTGGATATAATGCACAGGAGGGCGACGAAGAAATTATTTCCGTGGACGGATTGATCCATTTGCTGGTGGAAACTGTGTCCAATAATGGAAACCTTTTGATTAATATTGGGCCAAAGGCTGACGGTACTATACCGCAAGAGCAGGTGAAAAGGCTTAAGGAAGCCGGGAAATGGCTGCAGGTAAACGGAGAGGGAATTTATGGAACCAGATGCAGCAGAGAAAATGAAGAAATCAATGGAATTCCTATATTTTTTACGAGGAAAGGGACAGATATGTTCCTGTTTATGGAAAGCAGGGAGCCAGGGAGAGAGGTATTCGTGGACGGCTTAACCGCAGATGGGGTCACGGCATTAGATGGGAGAGTGCAATTTGAATGTACTGAAAAGAAAAATGGCATGTTATTGAGGGTCACAGAGAATCCTACCGGATACCAGATGCTTGGCTTCAGGCTTTCCCTGGCAGCTCAGTAG
- a CDS encoding SpoIIE family protein phosphatase — protein sequence MDDGQVLHASPYVAQIEKFADSLKQLSHTFLKLEEKKKAFSNEEIEEMFERVKEKVCGRCEKCSWCWGENFVHTYQMGYEILSAVDSYGNELNTETKRKLQQRCIMAPRFLREMLEAFHDARQNMMWINRIAQSREGCAVQMDTFADMIRSTAKEMEDSMFTDERLEKKISVHLKRKGIRVLYTNFFMNREGKYEVHITARAMQNECVTTKELVRGVSEVMGRRFVLEGNHSQMLGKEYTTIVCMEGPAFYTLQGVARIGKGCSQISGDNFMMLELPGGRQGIALSDGMGSGERACRESTLVIELLEELLEAGFPEKTAIQMINTTLVMGREEIYFSTIDMSVFDLYTGTCELIKAGASSTFIKKGDKVEHLSSTSLPIGVLHTIEIDSVKRQLSDGDFVIMVTDGVMDALPVGEQDILLETIIQGTVMNNPKEMAHHILEQVLNWTGEAPMDDMTVLAVGIWEC from the coding sequence ATGGACGATGGACAAGTATTGCACGCCAGTCCCTATGTGGCCCAGATAGAAAAGTTTGCGGATTCTCTTAAGCAGTTGTCCCATACATTTTTAAAACTGGAAGAAAAGAAAAAGGCATTCAGCAATGAAGAAATTGAAGAAATGTTTGAGAGGGTAAAGGAAAAGGTCTGCGGCCGCTGTGAGAAGTGCAGCTGGTGCTGGGGGGAGAATTTTGTACACACATACCAAATGGGGTATGAAATCCTTTCAGCAGTGGACAGTTACGGGAATGAACTGAATACAGAGACAAAAAGAAAGCTTCAGCAGAGATGCATTATGGCGCCCAGGTTTTTGAGAGAAATGCTGGAGGCGTTCCACGATGCAAGGCAAAACATGATGTGGATTAACAGGATTGCCCAGAGCCGGGAGGGGTGTGCAGTGCAGATGGATACATTTGCGGATATGATTAGAAGCACTGCTAAGGAAATGGAAGATAGTATGTTTACTGATGAAAGGTTAGAGAAAAAGATCAGTGTCCATTTAAAAAGAAAAGGCATCAGGGTGCTTTATACCAACTTTTTTATGAACAGAGAAGGAAAGTATGAGGTACATATTACGGCCCGTGCCATGCAAAATGAGTGTGTGACAACAAAGGAACTGGTTCGGGGGGTTTCGGAGGTTATGGGGCGCCGGTTTGTCCTGGAGGGGAACCACAGCCAGATGCTTGGGAAAGAGTATACAACTATTGTATGTATGGAAGGGCCTGCTTTCTATACACTCCAGGGGGTGGCGAGGATCGGAAAAGGCTGTAGCCAAATTTCCGGGGATAATTTTATGATGCTGGAACTTCCGGGCGGACGCCAGGGGATCGCCCTGTCTGATGGGATGGGGTCTGGTGAAAGGGCGTGCCGGGAGAGCACACTGGTGATCGAGCTTCTTGAAGAGCTTCTTGAAGCCGGGTTTCCCGAAAAAACAGCGATCCAGATGATTAACACTACGCTGGTGATGGGCCGGGAGGAGATATACTTTTCCACCATTGATATGAGTGTTTTTGACTTATACACAGGCACCTGTGAGCTGATAAAAGCCGGGGCATCGTCCACTTTTATTAAAAAAGGGGACAAGGTTGAGCATCTAAGTTCCACAAGCCTGCCTATCGGGGTTCTCCATACTATAGAAATAGATTCAGTAAAAAGACAGCTTTCAGATGGAGACTTTGTGATTATGGTCACTGACGGCGTTATGGATGCCCTTCCAGTGGGGGAGCAGGACATCCTGCTAGAAACGATCATACAGGGAACTGTAATGAATAACCCGAAAGAGATGGCCCATCATATATTGGAGCAGGTATTGAACTGGACTGGCGAGGCGCCGATGGATGACATGACAGTGCTGGCAGTAGGCATTTGGGAATGTTGA
- a CDS encoding carbohydrate ABC transporter permease, which produces MSKKTKMTNFILEIVLWLLSILVIYPILMVVFTSFKTKGEASYLNISLPKEWMFENYKTVWEQGNVLRSLINSCIITVSAVLIVIVLTSMLSYVVVRRNTRPCRIIYRCMTFGIIAPFAALPTIELLKRLGLYGGHAGLIFVYSALYIPFSTMLFTSFIKGIPRELDEAAVMDGAKGGRLFVQVIFPLLKPVLATTSVLNFMWIWNELQIPMYLLNSSSKWTLPLSVYNFYGQYSRSWNLVCADMVLISIPVILVYIFAQKYIIAGMTAGAVKG; this is translated from the coding sequence GTGAGTAAAAAAACAAAAATGACAAACTTTATTTTGGAAATTGTACTTTGGCTGCTGAGTATACTGGTTATTTATCCTATTTTAATGGTAGTTTTCACCTCCTTTAAAACAAAGGGCGAGGCCAGCTATTTGAACATTTCTCTTCCGAAAGAGTGGATGTTTGAGAATTATAAGACTGTATGGGAGCAGGGGAATGTGCTCCGTTCTCTTATTAATAGCTGTATTATCACAGTTTCTGCTGTACTGATTGTGATTGTACTGACTTCTATGCTCAGTTATGTGGTTGTGAGGAGGAACACCAGGCCTTGCCGTATAATTTATAGATGTATGACCTTTGGCATTATTGCACCCTTTGCCGCCCTGCCTACAATTGAGCTTCTAAAGAGGCTGGGCCTCTATGGAGGACATGCAGGATTGATCTTTGTCTATAGTGCATTATATATCCCCTTTTCTACTATGCTTTTTACCAGCTTTATAAAGGGAATACCAAGAGAACTGGATGAAGCGGCGGTTATGGACGGCGCCAAAGGAGGAAGACTGTTTGTGCAGGTGATTTTTCCTCTTTTAAAGCCAGTACTTGCCACAACTTCAGTGCTGAACTTCATGTGGATATGGAATGAACTGCAGATTCCTATGTATTTGTTAAATTCATCTTCCAAATGGACGCTGCCCCTTTCTGTATATAACTTCTATGGCCAGTACAGTAGGAGCTGGAATCTGGTCTGCGCCGACATGGTTCTCATATCCATACCTGTTATTCTTGTCTACATATTTGCGCAGAAGTATATTATAGCCGGCATGACGGCTGGGGCCGTGAAGGGATAG
- the yabQ gene encoding spore cortex biosynthesis protein YabQ produces MMLGIGKEAFIFVYAALSGIVVLLSYQALRVFRRLIRHHIVLINLEDFLYWVAVSIYLFWQMYKTTYGSIRWFFVLGVVCGILFSNFILSAAKKLFRKIKKVLEKK; encoded by the coding sequence ATGATGCTTGGGATTGGTAAAGAGGCATTCATTTTTGTTTACGCTGCCCTGTCAGGAATTGTAGTTCTGCTTAGTTATCAGGCGCTGAGAGTATTCCGCCGTCTGATAAGGCACCACATTGTCCTGATTAACCTGGAAGATTTTTTATATTGGGTTGCCGTAAGCATTTATTTGTTTTGGCAAATGTATAAAACTACATATGGTAGTATTAGGTGGTTTTTTGTTCTAGGTGTAGTGTGTGGAATACTATTTTCCAATTTTATCCTTTCGGCGGCAAAAAAACTGTTCAGGAAAATTAAGAAAGTCCTTGAAAAAAAATAG
- a CDS encoding ROK family transcriptional regulator yields the protein MDDSHVNSKSLGDIYRIIYQYKECSRQEIAGLLGISLPTVTQNLTQLRNLGFIYNAGNFESTGGRKPTILRCVPNARYAMGIDITRNHLSVVIIDLDLNIIADKRIRVPYKETPEYFNTIHTETEEMIQKHIPDRSRLLGAGISMPVIIGSDQKSITYATVIQASPNIYEKLSSAIDAPTLLFNDSNSAGLAESWRAHCTQPMIYISLSSSVGGANMNNQTIYTGDNWRGCEFGHMTIVPNGKRCYCGRYGCLDAYCSSNVLADFTGGDLKKFFAQLNHNKGLQNIFSQYLDQLAIAVNNLRMCYDCNIVLGGYVGAYMAEYIHIFRKKAIKLNPFEQDGSFIQVCHYRTEAAAVGAAIYYINQFIQEF from the coding sequence ATGGATGATAGCCATGTGAATTCCAAAAGTCTGGGGGATATTTATCGGATAATTTATCAATATAAAGAATGTTCGCGGCAGGAGATAGCGGGCCTTCTGGGCATCAGCCTGCCAACTGTCACGCAAAACCTGACCCAGCTTAGAAACCTTGGATTTATATATAATGCGGGGAATTTTGAATCCACGGGAGGCAGGAAACCTACTATCCTGCGCTGTGTTCCAAATGCCAGATATGCCATGGGAATTGATATTACAAGAAACCATCTTTCTGTGGTAATTATCGATTTAGATTTGAATATTATTGCAGACAAAAGAATACGGGTTCCTTATAAAGAAACCCCAGAATATTTTAACACTATCCACACTGAAACAGAGGAAATGATACAGAAGCATATCCCTGACCGCTCCAGACTTTTGGGCGCAGGAATTTCCATGCCCGTCATTATTGGCTCAGACCAGAAATCAATTACTTATGCAACTGTTATCCAGGCTTCGCCCAATATTTACGAGAAGCTTTCCTCCGCTATTGATGCCCCAACTCTCCTCTTTAACGATTCCAATTCCGCCGGATTGGCTGAAAGCTGGCGCGCCCACTGCACCCAACCCATGATATACATTTCCCTGAGCAGCAGCGTAGGGGGGGCGAACATGAATAACCAGACAATCTATACCGGAGATAACTGGCGCGGATGCGAATTCGGGCATATGACCATCGTACCCAACGGTAAGCGCTGCTACTGCGGAAGATATGGCTGCTTGGACGCGTACTGCTCTTCCAATGTACTGGCGGACTTCACGGGAGGAGACCTAAAAAAATTCTTTGCACAGCTAAACCACAATAAAGGACTGCAGAATATTTTCAGCCAATATTTAGATCAACTGGCCATTGCAGTCAACAACCTTAGGATGTGCTATGACTGCAATATTGTCCTGGGGGGGTATGTAGGGGCATATATGGCTGAATATATCCATATTTTTAGAAAAAAGGCCATAAAACTGAATCCCTTTGAACAAGACGGATCTTTTATCCAAGTATGCCATTACCGCACAGAGGCCGCTGCCGTGGGAGCGGCAATCTATTATATTAACCAGTTTATCCAGGAGTTTTGA
- a CDS encoding cache domain-containing sensor histidine kinase, with the protein MFRKLDFQKKLFISFSLILLIVLFLSGYIFVNYNTSLLKQNIETSSMDSLISIQNQLDDDLAGMDQMLKAVHSASEFTNLVFSIEEGDPNYFARHPLETDLAHSILISYLTARNVNSTFIYVSQYYDSLRISNSSHKTRLLPKQSIAVLPQIKEGLSTDEYQLYYPPHVNPWSAVSESVYSVVRPIRDTFHTYGVLEYQKNTEDLNELIENAAVTDIQQFSIMGGDGEVYYTYSDSGENAILDPKLTEKVISNKKGLYYLDNYTLLCYIRSPLTGWSLIIERDITPPLSDISRFSLIIYISYFLALCILLLFLYIITRNLARPLRTLKDNLSVLEMDQDIHLPMASGNNEVTILTAAIEEILNKLRLQNTLLITARKRAMQAHFEAMEAQLNPHFLYNTLSVIGACGLESGSRTVPKMCAELSNLLRYSITYTHKNVLLRNEIKNIQSYLYIMKIRYEQMLDYTWEIDETLLDLEVPKLIFQPIVENCFQHGFSDTPPPWHIKIKISQDGTNWHGAFSNNGTPFAIDKMEYLENRLQYYKDHMHEEQEADFASGKTGFGLENTILRLYIYYKGLETFQVYREPPDYTTIEIGGPLK; encoded by the coding sequence ATGTTTCGCAAATTAGATTTTCAGAAAAAACTTTTTATCAGTTTTTCTTTGATTCTTTTAATCGTACTTTTCCTCAGCGGCTATATCTTTGTCAATTATAATACCTCACTGCTCAAACAAAATATCGAGACTTCCAGTATGGATTCTCTTATTTCTATACAAAACCAGCTAGATGATGACCTGGCAGGCATGGACCAGATGCTCAAGGCTGTCCACTCTGCCTCCGAGTTTACAAATCTTGTCTTTTCAATAGAAGAAGGCGACCCTAACTATTTTGCCCGCCATCCCCTGGAGACAGATCTGGCACATTCTATTTTGATTTCCTATCTGACTGCCAGAAATGTCAACTCTACCTTTATCTATGTCAGCCAGTATTACGATTCTCTGAGGATCAGCAACTCTTCCCACAAGACACGCCTGCTCCCCAAACAGAGTATTGCGGTACTCCCCCAGATCAAGGAAGGCCTTAGCACAGACGAATACCAGCTCTATTACCCACCCCACGTGAATCCCTGGTCCGCGGTCTCTGAGTCTGTATATTCCGTCGTCCGCCCTATAAGGGATACATTTCATACATATGGAGTGCTGGAATACCAAAAGAACACAGAAGATTTGAACGAGCTTATCGAAAATGCTGCCGTCACTGACATCCAGCAGTTTTCTATTATGGGCGGGGACGGCGAGGTATATTATACATATAGTGATTCAGGGGAGAATGCCATTCTGGATCCAAAGCTTACAGAGAAGGTTATCAGCAATAAAAAAGGACTATATTATCTGGATAATTACACCTTGCTGTGCTATATCCGTTCGCCCCTGACAGGCTGGTCCCTCATAATAGAGAGGGATATCACCCCTCCTTTATCAGATATCAGCCGCTTTTCGCTCATTATTTATATATCCTATTTCCTTGCCCTTTGCATTCTGCTGCTATTCTTATATATTATAACCCGCAACCTGGCCAGGCCGCTGCGGACACTGAAAGACAACCTCTCTGTCCTGGAAATGGATCAGGATATCCATCTCCCAATGGCCAGCGGCAACAATGAAGTCACAATATTAACTGCTGCCATTGAAGAAATACTCAATAAGCTGCGGTTGCAGAACACACTGCTTATCACGGCCCGCAAGCGGGCCATGCAGGCACATTTTGAGGCCATGGAGGCACAGCTCAATCCCCATTTTCTATACAATACACTTTCAGTTATCGGCGCCTGCGGATTAGAATCCGGCAGCCGCACTGTACCCAAAATGTGCGCCGAGCTTTCCAACCTTTTAAGATACTCGATCACCTATACTCACAAGAATGTCCTGCTCCGAAATGAGATTAAAAATATACAAAGTTATCTATATATTATGAAAATACGATATGAACAAATGCTGGATTATACCTGGGAAATAGATGAAACACTTCTGGACTTAGAGGTTCCCAAACTTATTTTCCAACCCATTGTAGAAAACTGCTTTCAGCATGGTTTCTCAGATACGCCGCCTCCCTGGCACATCAAGATTAAAATCAGCCAGGACGGAACCAATTGGCACGGGGCTTTCAGCAACAACGGCACCCCCTTTGCAATAGACAAAATGGAATATCTGGAAAACCGCCTTCAATACTATAAGGACCATATGCACGAAGAGCAGGAAGCTGATTTTGCCTCAGGAAAAACAGGCTTTGGACTAGAGAATACGATTTTAAGACTCTACATCTATTATAAAGGCCTGGAAACCTTCCAGGTCTATAGAGAACCCCCGGACTACACGACCATAGAGATAGGAGGGCCACTGAAATGA
- a CDS encoding carbohydrate ABC transporter permease, which produces MDAKKIYPRYMLIIPVIVFIIFFVIPSTIGYAYAFTDWNSYVQDVSFVGFKNIIEVFSDRTVPVALINTIIFAGVKTIVVTVLGFVFALILNRRLKTRNAIRTVYFIPAIFSALVVGLIFSALFQTRNGTVNLIIQAMGMDKVQWLGSRWTAVFAISIAEVWRNLGYAIVITLAGLQSVSDEYIEAAKIDGASGWSLFKNITLPLIMPTVNVNILFSLIYGLKMFDLVYVMTGGGPGHDTETFGTLMMNEMSTGRYAQSVAINLVFTVILVAVAIVYQKFSERWENVQ; this is translated from the coding sequence ATGGATGCCAAAAAGATATATCCGCGTTATATGTTGATTATTCCTGTCATTGTTTTTATAATCTTTTTCGTGATTCCATCAACCATCGGTTATGCGTATGCTTTTACAGATTGGAATTCATATGTTCAGGATGTGAGTTTTGTTGGGTTTAAAAATATTATAGAAGTATTCAGTGATAGGACAGTGCCGGTGGCGCTTATAAATACGATTATTTTTGCAGGAGTAAAAACGATTGTGGTTACAGTTCTGGGGTTTGTATTTGCCTTGATACTGAACCGCAGGCTAAAAACGAGAAACGCCATACGGACCGTATATTTCATACCTGCTATTTTTTCGGCGCTTGTGGTTGGGCTTATTTTCAGCGCTCTGTTCCAGACTAGGAATGGCACGGTAAATTTAATTATCCAGGCTATGGGGATGGATAAAGTTCAGTGGCTGGGAAGCCGTTGGACAGCGGTGTTTGCAATTTCTATTGCAGAGGTCTGGAGAAATCTTGGGTACGCAATTGTTATTACATTGGCAGGCCTGCAGTCGGTTTCTGATGAGTATATAGAGGCGGCTAAAATTGACGGGGCGTCAGGGTGGAGCTTATTTAAGAATATTACCTTGCCCTTAATTATGCCTACTGTCAATGTAAATATTTTGTTCAGCCTGATTTACGGCCTTAAGATGTTCGACCTCGTATACGTAATGACAGGGGGCGGCCCGGGGCATGACACAGAGACTTTCGGCACATTAATGATGAATGAAATGTCCACTGGCAGGTATGCGCAGTCCGTAGCCATCAACCTAGTTTTTACTGTGATTTTAGTTGCCGTTGCAATTGTTTACCAGAAATTCAGTGAAAGGTGGGAAAATGTACAGTGA
- a CDS encoding FtsB family cell division protein — MTNKKRTRPKRRVRRRKSSGFSYHRRSMAVITMILVLLLCVLTVNAVTLQAKNKDYIRQEAELQAQIEEQKARAEEIKEYEQYVKTDEYIKEVAEEKLGLVDPDEIIFKAVD; from the coding sequence ATGACGAATAAGAAAAGGACGAGGCCGAAGCGGCGTGTACGCCGCAGGAAGAGTTCCGGTTTTAGTTATCACCGGCGAAGTATGGCGGTGATTACTATGATATTGGTTTTACTGTTGTGTGTATTGACAGTAAATGCGGTGACTCTTCAGGCAAAAAATAAGGATTACATACGGCAGGAGGCGGAGCTTCAGGCTCAGATAGAGGAGCAGAAGGCCCGCGCTGAAGAGATAAAAGAATACGAACAATATGTCAAGACAGACGAATACATCAAAGAAGTTGCCGAGGAGAAGCTGGGTCTTGTGGATCCGGACGAGATTATATTTAAGGCAGTGGATTAA